The Amycolatopsis sp. DG1A-15b genome window below encodes:
- a CDS encoding SulP family inorganic anion transporter, whose amino-acid sequence MVIMRPLAVLRHDLPASLVVFLVAVPLSLGIALASGAPVAAGLVAAVVGGVVAGALGGSVLQVSGPAAGLTVVMAETIQTFGWAVTCAITVAAGACQILLGLSRVARAALAISPAIVHGMLAGIGVTIVLGQLHVILGGKAQSSAVENVAELPAQIVAHHDSATIVGLLTIGLLLIWPKLPAAVRKVPGPLAAIAVATVVSVAFGMTLPRVELPGDLLNIHLVPQLPDGGWSGFALAVVTIALIASVESLLSAVAVDRMHTGPRANLDRELVGQGAANMLSGALGGLPVTGVIVRSSTNVTAGAKSRASAVLHGVWVLLFVVLLAGLIQSIPLAALAGLLVHVGAKLVNPGHMKTVLAHGDLPVYLLTLAGVVVFDLLTGVLAGIGLAVVLMLRRTVWSGIHIEREGDDWRVVVEGVLTFLSVPRLSKVLGTVPGGVTVRLELVVDYLDHAAFESLHTWQQAHERAGGTVEVDEVGHPWFGEGKAGRPTRSRVAASRAVPRWLAPWSEWQAAEGVDIPAQQTRRGATEFHRRAAPLLRDTLSGLADGQRPRTLFITCGDSRIVPNLITTSGPGDLFTIRNIGNLVPPGQADPSMNASIEYAVGVLGVEEIVVCGHSSCGAMAALADGPPPGPLSAWLHHAEPSAHRLGSATLDGGVPDREGDRLALHNVLQQLEHLREYPSVAAAESAGKLQLTGMYFHVGDAQVYLFDAAERTFRPAGAPVVVPGA is encoded by the coding sequence ATGGTGATCATGAGACCCCTCGCCGTGCTCCGACACGACCTGCCGGCCTCACTGGTCGTCTTCCTCGTAGCTGTCCCCCTGTCCCTCGGCATCGCCCTCGCTTCGGGCGCCCCGGTCGCCGCCGGGCTCGTGGCCGCCGTCGTCGGCGGCGTCGTCGCCGGCGCGCTCGGCGGCTCCGTGCTGCAAGTCAGCGGGCCCGCCGCGGGCCTGACCGTGGTCATGGCCGAAACCATCCAGACGTTCGGGTGGGCCGTCACCTGCGCGATCACCGTCGCCGCCGGTGCGTGCCAGATCCTGCTCGGGCTGAGCCGCGTCGCGCGCGCCGCGCTGGCCATCTCGCCGGCCATCGTGCACGGCATGCTGGCCGGCATCGGTGTCACGATCGTGCTCGGCCAGCTGCACGTCATCCTCGGCGGCAAGGCCCAGAGCTCGGCCGTGGAGAACGTCGCCGAGCTGCCCGCGCAGATCGTCGCCCACCACGACTCCGCCACCATCGTCGGCCTGCTCACCATCGGCCTGCTGCTGATCTGGCCGAAGCTGCCGGCGGCGGTCCGCAAGGTGCCGGGGCCGCTCGCCGCGATCGCGGTGGCCACGGTGGTGTCGGTCGCGTTCGGGATGACGCTCCCGCGCGTCGAACTGCCCGGTGACCTGCTGAACATCCACCTCGTCCCGCAACTGCCCGACGGCGGCTGGAGCGGGTTCGCCCTCGCCGTCGTCACGATCGCGCTGATCGCCAGCGTGGAGAGCCTGCTCTCGGCGGTCGCGGTCGACCGCATGCACACCGGGCCGCGCGCCAACCTCGACCGCGAACTGGTCGGCCAGGGCGCGGCCAACATGCTCTCCGGAGCGCTGGGCGGCCTGCCCGTCACCGGCGTCATCGTCCGCAGCTCCACCAACGTCACCGCCGGGGCGAAGTCCCGGGCGTCGGCGGTGCTGCACGGCGTCTGGGTGCTGCTGTTCGTCGTCCTGCTCGCCGGGCTGATCCAGAGCATCCCCCTGGCCGCGCTGGCCGGGCTGCTCGTCCACGTCGGCGCGAAGCTGGTCAACCCCGGGCACATGAAGACCGTGCTGGCCCACGGCGACCTGCCGGTGTACCTGCTCACCCTCGCCGGTGTCGTCGTGTTCGACCTGCTCACCGGCGTGCTGGCGGGCATCGGGCTGGCGGTGGTGCTGATGCTGCGCCGGACGGTCTGGTCCGGCATTCACATCGAACGGGAAGGCGACGACTGGCGCGTCGTCGTCGAAGGCGTGCTGACGTTCCTGTCGGTGCCGCGGCTGTCGAAGGTGCTCGGGACCGTCCCGGGCGGGGTCACCGTGCGGCTGGAGCTGGTCGTCGACTACCTCGACCACGCCGCGTTCGAGAGCCTGCACACCTGGCAGCAGGCGCACGAGCGCGCCGGCGGCACGGTGGAGGTCGACGAGGTCGGCCACCCGTGGTTCGGCGAGGGCAAGGCGGGCCGCCCGACGCGGTCCCGGGTCGCCGCGAGCCGGGCGGTGCCGCGCTGGCTCGCGCCGTGGTCGGAGTGGCAGGCGGCGGAGGGCGTCGACATCCCGGCCCAGCAGACCCGCCGTGGCGCCACGGAGTTCCACCGCCGCGCGGCCCCGCTGCTGCGTGACACGCTCTCAGGGCTCGCCGACGGCCAGCGGCCGCGCACCTTGTTCATCACCTGCGGCGATTCCCGGATCGTGCCGAACCTGATCACGACGAGCGGGCCGGGTGACCTGTTCACCATCCGCAACATCGGCAACCTGGTCCCGCCGGGGCAGGCGGACCCGTCGATGAACGCGTCGATCGAGTACGCGGTGGGCGTCCTCGGGGTCGAGGAGATCGTGGTGTGCGGGCACTCTTCGTGCGGGGCCATGGCGGCGCTCGCCGACGGCCCGCCCCCGGGGCCGCTGTCGGCCTGGCTGCACCACGCGGAACCGAGCGCGCACCGGCTGGGCTCGGCCACCCTCGACGGCGGAGTCCCGGACCGGGAGGGCGATCGGCTGGCCCTGCACAACGTGCTCCAGCAGCTGGAGCACCTGCGCGAGTACCCGTCGGTGGCGGCGGCCGAGTCGGCCGGGAAGCTCCAGCTGACGGGGATGTACTTCCACGTCGGCGACGCCCAGGTGTACCTGTTCGACGCGGCCGAGCGGACGTTCCGCCCGGCCGGGGCGCCGGTGGTGGTGCCGGGCGCCTGA
- the bioD gene encoding dethiobiotin synthase, with translation MLVMTGTGTGVGKTITTAAIAAVAVAGGQRVAVLKPAQTGVRPDEPGDLQDVVRLAGPDVTTRELRRYPDPLSPEAAARRSGLPALDPGEIAQAASDLDTAHDLTLIEGAGGLLVRFDRTGASLADVAWSLGSLVIIVAEAGLGTLNATALTAEVAGKRGLTVAGVIIGAWPAEPDLAALSNLEDLPVAAGAPLLGVLPADIGRSSREDFLAAARAGLSPWFGGEFDPELFAGCASAGK, from the coding sequence ATGCTGGTGATGACGGGGACCGGGACCGGGGTCGGCAAGACGATCACCACGGCGGCGATCGCGGCCGTGGCGGTGGCCGGGGGACAGCGGGTGGCCGTGCTGAAGCCCGCCCAGACCGGGGTGCGGCCGGATGAGCCCGGTGACCTCCAGGACGTCGTCCGCCTCGCCGGGCCGGACGTCACCACGCGCGAACTGCGCCGCTACCCGGATCCGCTGTCACCGGAGGCCGCCGCCCGGCGCAGCGGGCTGCCGGCGCTCGATCCCGGCGAAATCGCCCAGGCCGCCTCCGACCTCGACACCGCGCACGACCTCACCCTCATCGAGGGCGCCGGCGGGCTGCTCGTGCGCTTCGACCGCACCGGCGCGAGCCTCGCCGACGTCGCCTGGTCGCTCGGCTCGCTCGTGATCATCGTGGCCGAGGCCGGTCTCGGCACGCTCAACGCCACCGCGCTCACCGCCGAGGTCGCCGGCAAGCGCGGGCTGACCGTCGCCGGCGTGATCATCGGCGCGTGGCCGGCCGAACCGGACCTCGCGGCGCTGTCCAACCTCGAAGACCTGCCGGTCGCGGCGGGGGCGCCCCTGCTCGGCGTGCTGCCCGCCGACATCGGCCGGTCCTCCCGCGAGGACTTCCTGGCCGCGGCGCGAGCCGGGCTCTCGCCGTGGTTCGGCGGCGAATTCGACCCGGAACTTTTCGCCGGTTGCGCTTCCGCCGGGAAGTGA
- the bioB gene encoding biotin synthase BioB, whose protein sequence is MLALAREGVLENGIGLGEEQVLDVLRLPDDRLPELLALAHEVRMRWCGPEVEVEGIISLKTGGCPEDCHFCSQSGRFPTPVRSAWLDIPNLVKAARQTAETGATEFCIVAAVRGPDQRLLSQVREGVKAIRADGNDIQIACSLGMLTQEQVDELVDMGVHRYNHNLETARSHFPSVVTTHTWEERWDTLRMVADAGMEVCCGGIIGMGETVEQRAEFAVQLAELNPHEVPMNFLIPQPGTPYEHYEIVEGKDALRTVAAFRLAMPRTMLRFAGGRELTLGDLGAEQGMLGGINAIIVGNYLTNLGRPASADLEMLDELKMPIKALSDSL, encoded by the coding sequence CTGCTCGCTCTCGCGCGCGAGGGCGTCCTCGAAAACGGCATCGGCCTCGGTGAAGAGCAGGTCCTCGACGTGCTCCGGCTGCCTGACGACCGGCTGCCCGAGCTCCTCGCCCTGGCGCACGAGGTGCGGATGCGCTGGTGCGGGCCGGAGGTCGAGGTCGAGGGCATCATCAGCCTCAAGACCGGCGGCTGCCCCGAGGACTGCCACTTCTGCTCGCAGTCCGGCCGCTTCCCGACGCCGGTGCGCTCGGCGTGGCTCGACATCCCGAACCTGGTCAAGGCCGCCCGGCAGACCGCCGAAACCGGCGCGACGGAGTTCTGCATCGTCGCCGCCGTCCGCGGGCCGGACCAGCGGCTGCTCTCACAGGTCCGCGAGGGCGTGAAGGCGATCCGCGCGGACGGGAACGACATCCAGATCGCCTGCTCCCTCGGCATGCTCACGCAGGAGCAGGTCGACGAGCTCGTCGACATGGGCGTCCACCGCTACAACCACAACCTCGAGACGGCGCGCTCGCACTTCCCGTCGGTGGTCACCACGCACACGTGGGAAGAGCGCTGGGACACCCTGCGCATGGTCGCCGACGCGGGCATGGAGGTCTGCTGCGGCGGGATCATCGGCATGGGGGAGACGGTCGAGCAGCGCGCGGAGTTCGCCGTGCAGCTGGCCGAGCTGAACCCGCACGAGGTGCCGATGAACTTCCTCATCCCGCAGCCCGGCACGCCGTACGAGCACTACGAGATCGTCGAGGGCAAGGACGCCCTGCGGACGGTCGCGGCGTTCCGGCTCGCGATGCCGCGCACGATGCTGCGCTTCGCCGGCGGCCGTGAGCTGACGCTGGGCGACCTCGGCGCGGAGCAGGGCATGCTCGGCGGGATCAACGCGATCATCGTCGGCAACTACCTGACCAACCTGGGCCGGCCGGCTTCGGCGGACCTGGAGATGCTGGACGAGCTCAAGATGCCCATCAAGGCCCTCAGTGACAGCCTCTGA
- a CDS encoding DUF2567 domain-containing protein, whose protein sequence is MSESSGPAHRPSAVAGPWSVPVLFRERRPRVVVKGDLLPAISVLGTLSLLSFPLAFAWSRLAPPERVRIVAADGTQGALELESWHRFDDLAVFGFLTLGLGIVVGVVVWLLRERRGPVVFLAAVLGVALAGALAMLLGVGWANSHYAISSPPALGTVIELAPRLESWWVLLTGPLGVSIAYSLLATWNGRDDLGRRLG, encoded by the coding sequence GTGAGTGAGTCGTCGGGGCCCGCGCACCGGCCGTCGGCCGTCGCCGGCCCGTGGTCGGTGCCCGTGCTGTTCCGGGAGCGGCGGCCGCGCGTCGTCGTGAAGGGCGACCTGCTGCCCGCCATCAGCGTGCTCGGCACCCTGAGCCTGCTGAGCTTCCCGCTCGCCTTCGCGTGGTCGCGGCTCGCGCCGCCGGAGCGGGTGCGCATCGTCGCCGCCGACGGCACCCAGGGCGCCCTGGAGCTGGAGAGCTGGCACCGCTTCGACGACCTGGCCGTCTTCGGGTTCCTCACGCTCGGGCTGGGGATCGTCGTCGGCGTCGTCGTCTGGCTGCTGCGCGAGCGGCGCGGGCCGGTGGTGTTCCTCGCCGCGGTGCTCGGCGTCGCGCTCGCCGGCGCGCTCGCGATGCTGCTCGGCGTCGGCTGGGCGAACAGCCACTACGCCATCTCCAGCCCGCCCGCGCTGGGGACGGTGATCGAGCTGGCGCCGCGCCTGGAGTCGTGGTGGGTGCTGCTGACCGGCCCGCTCGGCGTGTCGATCGCCTACAGCCTGCTGGCCACCTGGAACGGGCGCGACGACCTGGGCCGCCGACTCGGCTGA
- a CDS encoding M48 family metallopeptidase, which yields MTEDIEVSRHNAVRFPGISPRAYEHPVDRGALATLRAVPGFAQVVKAVSGFYNERGERLMALASSIRVGPKQYPELDRLRHECAETLDLPAVPNLFVFQNAQIQAQAVGMDEPFIAISTGLVELMNQESLRFVLGHEMGHVLSGHAVYRTIMVRLISLQLAMSWTPVSALGIRAMIAALREWFRKAELSCDRAGLLCSQNPTAALRAQIQVAGGIDPARIDVPSFLQQAAEYESVEDIRDSFLKLKSVETESHPFAVVRAAQLQKWAASENYRAILAGDYARRDSDSPSSDWKDDLKSAAQSYKESWNSSTDPLTKVFSDVGEAVSGAAGKVWNKFGNGNGNGAAD from the coding sequence GTGACCGAGGACATCGAGGTTTCGCGGCACAACGCCGTCCGCTTTCCCGGCATCAGCCCGCGCGCGTACGAGCACCCGGTGGACCGCGGCGCGCTCGCCACGTTGCGCGCGGTGCCCGGCTTCGCCCAGGTCGTCAAGGCCGTTTCGGGCTTTTACAACGAGCGCGGCGAGCGGCTGATGGCGCTCGCGTCGTCGATCCGCGTCGGGCCGAAGCAGTACCCGGAGCTCGACCGGCTGCGTCACGAATGCGCCGAGACGCTGGACCTGCCCGCGGTGCCGAACCTGTTCGTCTTCCAGAACGCGCAGATCCAGGCGCAGGCGGTCGGCATGGACGAGCCGTTCATCGCGATCAGCACCGGGCTCGTCGAGCTGATGAACCAGGAGTCCCTGCGGTTCGTGCTCGGCCACGAGATGGGGCACGTGCTCTCCGGGCACGCGGTCTACCGCACGATCATGGTGCGCCTGATCAGCCTGCAGCTGGCGATGTCCTGGACGCCGGTCAGCGCGCTCGGCATCCGCGCGATGATCGCGGCGCTGCGCGAGTGGTTCCGCAAGGCCGAGCTGTCGTGCGACCGCGCCGGCCTGCTGTGCAGCCAGAACCCGACGGCGGCGCTGCGCGCCCAGATCCAGGTGGCGGGCGGCATCGACCCGGCGCGCATCGACGTCCCGTCGTTCCTGCAGCAGGCCGCGGAATACGAGTCGGTCGAGGACATCCGCGACAGCTTCCTCAAGCTGAAGTCGGTCGAGACGGAGTCGCACCCGTTCGCGGTGGTCCGCGCGGCGCAGCTGCAGAAGTGGGCGGCATCGGAGAACTACCGCGCGATCCTGGCGGGCGACTACGCGCGCCGGGACTCCGACAGCCCGTCGTCGGACTGGAAGGACGACCTGAAGTCGGCGGCCCAGTCGTACAAGGAGTCGTGGAACTCCTCGACGGACCCGCTGACGAAGGTGTTCAGCGACGTCGGCGAGGCGGTTTCGGGCGCGGCCGGCAAGGTGTGGAACAAGTTCGGCAACGGGAACGGGAACGGCGCCGCGGACTGA
- a CDS encoding LON peptidase substrate-binding domain-containing protein: protein MTEPESESAATTTILPLFPLQTVLLPGTNLPLHIFEPRYRQLMADLVGGTVPGREFGVVALRSSLTREVRGLDQLYEIGCSTVLREAKRLPDGRFDVVTQAQRRFRLRDLDCVSAPYLIASVEWVDDDPVTPSGGMAERLATVARAAHQRYCETAWRSDDWHAPDPDTTIAELAYVLAADCLLPLEDRQRLLEERHPLRRLRIACRLLTREAGFLNTLGAVPLPPGELTDLSRPSSLN from the coding sequence GTGACCGAGCCGGAATCGGAAAGTGCCGCGACGACGACGATCCTGCCGTTGTTCCCGCTCCAGACCGTGCTGCTGCCCGGCACCAATCTCCCGCTGCACATCTTCGAACCGCGGTACCGGCAGCTGATGGCGGACCTGGTGGGCGGCACGGTGCCGGGCCGCGAGTTCGGCGTGGTCGCCCTGCGGTCGTCGCTGACCCGCGAGGTTCGTGGTCTGGACCAGTTGTACGAGATCGGCTGCAGCACGGTGCTGCGCGAGGCCAAACGCCTGCCGGACGGCCGGTTCGACGTGGTGACGCAGGCCCAGCGCCGCTTCCGCCTGCGCGACCTGGACTGCGTTTCGGCGCCGTACCTGATCGCCTCGGTGGAGTGGGTCGACGACGACCCGGTGACCCCGTCCGGCGGTATGGCCGAGCGCCTCGCGACAGTCGCCCGGGCCGCACACCAGCGGTACTGCGAAACGGCGTGGCGCAGCGACGACTGGCACGCCCCGGACCCGGACACGACGATCGCCGAGCTGGCCTACGTGCTGGCGGCGGACTGCCTGCTGCCGCTGGAGGACCGCCAGCGGTTGCTGGAGGAACGCCACCCCCTGCGCCGGCTCCGCATCGCCTGCCGCCTGCTCACGCGAGAAGCGGGCTTCCTGAACACGCTGGGCGCGGTGCCGCTGCCCCCGGGCGAGCTGACCGATCTGAGCCGTCCGTCCAGCTTGAACTGA